The following coding sequences are from one bacterium window:
- a CDS encoding GDP-L-fucose synthase — protein sequence MNTPPLLNPNSRVYLAGHQGLVGSALLRALKAHGIKDILTRTRAELDLTDGPSTRAYLEAQRPDIVIVAAARVGGIGANSTYPAEFIYQNLAMAMNLVHGSWQAGIQRLLFLGSSCIYPREAPQPMQEECLLSSPLEPTNEPYAIAKIAGLKLCQYYRKQYGVLYHSLMPTNLYGPGDNYHPYNAHVIPALIRRFDEAREANAPEVIMWGTGKPRREFLYVDDLAAATLRTLEVTNPPNVINVGSGTDQSLMEVANMIRETVGYKGKIVFDATKPDGTPRKLLDVSKILALGWKPTVGLRDGLALSYAAYTEAKRTGTLREV from the coding sequence ATGAACACCCCCCCGCTCCTGAATCCCAACTCCCGCGTTTACTTAGCCGGCCACCAGGGTCTGGTGGGCTCTGCCCTGCTGCGCGCCCTCAAAGCCCACGGCATTAAGGATATCCTCACCCGGACTCGCGCCGAACTGGACCTGACGGATGGGCCCAGCACCCGGGCGTATCTGGAAGCCCAGCGCCCGGACATCGTCATTGTGGCCGCGGCCCGGGTCGGCGGCATCGGGGCCAACAGCACCTACCCTGCGGAATTCATCTACCAGAACCTGGCGATGGCGATGAATCTCGTCCATGGGTCCTGGCAGGCCGGGATCCAACGCCTGCTCTTCCTGGGAAGCTCCTGCATCTACCCCCGTGAGGCCCCCCAGCCCATGCAGGAAGAGTGCCTGTTGAGCAGCCCGTTGGAGCCGACCAATGAGCCCTATGCCATCGCCAAGATCGCAGGGCTTAAATTGTGTCAGTATTACCGCAAGCAATACGGGGTGCTGTATCACTCCCTCATGCCGACCAACCTGTACGGGCCGGGCGACAATTATCATCCCTACAACGCCCACGTGATCCCGGCGCTCATCCGCCGCTTTGACGAAGCCCGCGAAGCTAATGCCCCCGAAGTGATCATGTGGGGCACGGGCAAGCCGCGCCGTGAATTCCTGTATGTGGACGACCTGGCTGCCGCCACCCTGCGGACGTTGGAGGTAACCAACCCGCCCAACGTGATCAATGTGGGTTCAGGGACCGACCAGAGCCTGATGGAAGTGGCCAACATGATCCGCGAGACCGTCGGCTATAAGGGTAAGATCGTCTTCGATGCCACCAAACCCGACGGCACTCCCCGCAAGCTTCTGGATGTTTCCAAAATCCTTGCGCTGGGCTGGAAGCCTACGGTCGGGTTGCGCGACGGTCTGGCCCTC